The stretch of DNA TTTCGGTGGCGGCCGCAGACGTCAACATCACCATGACGGCCTACCTGATGACCGTAGCGATGGGGATCCCGCTCAGCGGCTGGCTGGCGGAGCGGCTCGGGGCGCGCCTGGTCTTCTGCGTGGCCATCGCCACCTTCACCACCGCGTCGCTGCTCTGTGCACTCAGCCAGGACCTGACCATGCTGACCCTGAGCCGGGTGCTGCAGGGTGCCGGCGGCGCCATGATGGTCCCGGTAGGAAGCCTCGTGGTGCTACGCGGCACCCCGAAGAAAGACCTGCTGCGGGCCACCGCCTATCTGGTCTGGCCCGGGCTGCTGGCGCCGGTCCTGGCACCCCTGGTCGGCGGAGCGCTCACGTCGTACCTCTCCTGGCATTGGATCTTCCTGATCAACATCCCGCTGGGACTGGCGGCGTTCCTGGCCGCCCTGCGCCTCGTCCCGGCGGCCGCGGGTGACGGCAAGCGCCGGCTGGACTGGCCCGGCCTGGCGCTGACCACCCTGGGCGTGGGCGCCCTGGTGGTGGGCCTGGAGCTCGCGGGCGGCCACGCCGCCGGGGCGCCGGCGGCCGTCAGCGTAGCCGCGGGACTGCTTTTCCTGGCCGGTGCCGTGCTGTGGATGGGGCGGGCCCGGAACCCCTTGTTCAACCTGGCGGTCTTTGCAACGAGGACGTTCCGCGCGACCGCCACCGGCGGCTTCGTCTACCGCCTGACGATCAGCTCCGTCCCGTTCCTGCTGCCCCTGATGTTCCAGAACGGCTTCGGCTGGGACCCGCTGCACGCCGGGATCCTCGTGGCCGCCGTGTTCGTGGGCAATATCGGGATCAAGCCGGCCACGACGCCGCTCATCCGGCGTTTCGGCTTCAAGCCCATGCTGGTCTTCGCGTCGCTGGCCTCCGCGGCCACGTTCGTGCTGTGCTCACTGCTCGACGCCGGGACTCCCGAGCCGCTGATCTTCGCGCTCCTGGTGGGCAGCGGTGCCTTCCGGTCCATCGGTTTCTCGGCGTACGCCACGGTCCAGTACGCCGACGTCGTTCCCGCCCAGCTGCCGTCCGCGAACGCCGTCTCCGCCACGCTCGTGCAGCTCGCGGCCGGGGCCGGGATTGCCGTGGGCGCGCTGCTGCTCCGCATTTTCGAATCAGCGGGCACTCTCGGGGGCCCGGCGGGGTCCGGCGGCGGCGACCCGGTGGCACCCTACCGGGCCGCTTTCCTGGCCATCGCCGCCGTTATGCTCCTGAGCACCCTGGACAGCCTGACCCTCCCCCGCCATGCGGGAGCCGCGGTCAGCCGGCCTGGCCGAGCACCAGCGGCAGCACAGCCCCCGCGCCCGCCAGCCTGAGGGCCCGGCCGGCGACCGTGACGGTCCAGCGGCTGTCGACCAGGTCATCGATCAGCATCACGCTCTGGCCGCGGATCCCGGCCAGGGCGGCTTCCAGCTCCGGCCCGAGGACGAGGCGCTCCCACACCCCGGCGAGCCGGTAGGCGCTGTTGCCGCCGCGGCCGCCCGTCGGTCCGCCGTGTTCGAGCTGCAATTGGCCCAGGTACGGGATACGGCCGATCCCGGAAATACCGCGGGCAAGGGAATCGACCAGTCCCGGTTTGTTCCGGGAGGGGACGCTGATGATCGCGGCCGGACGGCCCGCGCCGCTCCAGCCGGGGTTGCGGCCGTCTCCGCTGCCCCATTCGCGCAGGACCTGGACACAGGCCTGCAGCATTCCGGGATCCACCGGACGGTCCGGCGCGCCCGCGGCGAAGGTCTCCCGCAGCGCGCCGCCCCAGCCCAGGTCCGTCAGCCGCGCCAGCGCCCGGCCGTTGGCCAGGCTTTCCTCGGGCTTGATCTTGCCCTTCACGGGCACCCCGAGGCGGTCCATTCCGCTGGGCCACTGCAGCCGCGGCTCCAGGACGATGCCGGCGCGGCTCAGCGTCTGGCCGGCGGCTTCCGTGGCGGAGGAGGCAATGTCGGTGGGGAACCAGCGCCCGGTGCAGTTGTCGCAGCGGCCGCAGGCGTGGGCGGTTTCGTCGTCCAGGACCGAGGTGATGTATTCCATCCGGCAGCCGGCCGTGTCCTGGTAGATCACCATGGAATCCTGCTCGTCCACCCGGGCCTCCGCGATGCGGCTGTACCGTTCGGCGTCGTACGTCCAGGGCCGGCCGGTGGACCGCCAGCCGCCGCCGACACGCTCCACGGCGCCGTCCACGGCGAGCACCTTCAGCAGGAGCTCCAGCGGCGTCCGGCGCAGGTCCACCCGCGCCTCAAGCGCCACCGTGGACACGGCGGTTCCGGCCTCGGCGAGCGCGGTGAGCACGTCGGCGGCTTTCGCCTCCGAGGGCATCGACGCGGTCGCAAAGTACTGCCAGATGTCGCGGTCCTCGGAACCGGGGAGCAGCAGGACATCGGCGTCCGCGGCCCCACGGCCGGCACGGCCCACCTGCTGGTAGTAGGCCACGGGGGACGACGGCGCCCCCAGGTGCACCACAAAGCCGAGGTCCGGCTTGTCGAAACCCATGCCGAGCGCGGAAGTGGCCACGAGGGCCTTGACCTGGTTGTCCTTGAGGAGCTGCTCCGCGCGTTCCCGGTCCGCGGGATCGGTGCGGCCGGTGTAGGCGAGCACCTCGTGGCCCGCTTCGGCCAGCAGGCGGGCGGTGTCCTCTGCTGCGGACACGGTGAGCGTATAGATGATGCCGCTGCCGGGCAGCCCGGAGAGGTGGGTCAGCAGCCAGCCGAGCCGGTCGCGGGAGTCCGGCAGGTTCAGGACGCCGAGCCGCAGCGATTCCCGGCCCAGGGCGCCGCGGATGGTCAGCACGCCCTCGCCCAGCTGCTCCTCGATGTCGTGGACCACCCGGGAGTTGGCGGTGGCCGTGGTGGCGAGCACGGGCACGGTGTCCGGCAGCTGGGTGATCAGGTCCGCGATGCGCCGGTAGTCCGGGCGGAAGTCATGGCCCCAGTCCGAGATGCAGTGGGCCTCATCGATGACCAGGAGCCCGGTGCGGCGGATCAGCTCCGGGAGCTGGTTCTCGCGGAAAGAGGGGTTGGTGAGGCGCTCGGGTGAGACCAGCAGGACGTCGACCTCGTCGGCGGCGAGCTGCCCGCGGACGGTGTCCCAGTCAAGCTGGTTGGCGGAGTTGATCGCCACGGCCCGGACCCCGGCCCTCGCCGCCGCGGCCACCTGGTCCCGCATGAGCGCCAGCAGCGGGGAGACAATCAGCGTGGGCCCCGCGCCCCGGCGCCGCAGCAGCAGCGAGGCGACGAAGTACACGGCCGATTTTCCCCAGCCGGTGCGCTGCACCACCAGCGCCCGCCGGCCGCCGTCGACGAGCGCCTCGATGGCCTCAAACTGCCCGTCGTGGAACTCCGCGCCGGGGTGCCCGACGAGTTCACGCAGCACCGTCTGGGCCTGTTCGCGCGTCCCCGGGCTCCCGGCCTCGGCAGCCGGGGACGAGGGAGTGGAGGCGGAAAGGACGGCAGCATTCTGAGTATTGGCCATTGATTCAGTATCCCAGCCCGCTCCGACACCCATGAAGCCCGCACTCCGCCATGTGGACAAACCCGTTCCCTTCCACAGGGCTTTTCGGCTTCAACGTAAGATAAGACGCGTGAATACGGACAAGATAAAGACCTATGACCTCTCGGCTTCCTTCAAGGCCTACGATGTGCGCGGAATTGTGGGTGACTCCATCACCGCGGAGATCGTCGAAGCCGTCGGTGCCGCCTTCGTTGATGTCCTGGGCCTCGAGGGGCAGACCGTGCTGGTGGGTGGCGACATGCGCCCCTCCTCCCCCGAGTTCAGCAAGGCCTTTGCCAACGGCGCCGCAACCCGCGGAGCCAACGTCCAGCTCCTGGACCTGATCTCCACCGACGAGCTCTACTACGCCTGCGGCTCCCTGAACGCAGCCGGCGCCACGTTCACCGCCAGCCATAACCCGGCCGAATACAACGGCATCAAGATGGCCAAGGCCGGCGCCGTGCCGATCTCCTCCGAAACCGGGCTCAAGGAAATCCAGGCCCGCGCCGAGGAATACCTCAACGCCGGCTCCATCCCGAAGGCGGGCACCCGTGGCCTGATCGGCGTGCACGACGTCCTGAAGGGCTACGCGGAGTACCTGCGAAGCCTGGTCGACCTGCGCGGTTCACGGCCGCTGAAGGTCGTCGTCGACGCCGGCAACGGCATGGCCGGCCTCACCACCCCGGCGGTACTTGGCGATGCCCTGCTGTCCAAACTTCCGCTCGAGATCGTTCCGCTGTACTTCGAGCTGGACGGGTCCTTCCCGAACCACCCCGCCAACCCGCTGGAACCGGCCAACCTGCGCGATCTGCAGGCCGCCGTCGTCGAGCATGGCGCGGATATCGGCCTGGCGTTCGACGGCGATGCCGACCGCTGCTTCGTCATCGACGAGAACGGCGACCCCGTCTCGCCGTCGGCCATCACCGGAATGGTGGCCCGCCGCGAGATCGCCCGCGCGCAGGGCCTCGGCGAGGACAACCCCACCATCATCCACAACCTGCTGACCTCACTCGCCGTTCCGGAGCTCGTAAAGCGCCACGGCGGCCGGGCCGTCCGCACCCGGGTGGGCCACTCCTTCATCAAGGCCGTGATGGCCGCGGAAGGCGCCATCTTCGGCGGCGAGCACTCGGCGCACTTCTACTTCCGTGACTTCTGGAACGCGGACACCGGAATGCTGGCGGCCATGCATGTGCTGGCAGCGCTGGGCGAACAGGACGGACCGCTCTCCGAACTGGGCCGCGAATATGAGCCGTACATGTCCTCCGGCGAGATCAACTCGGAAATCGAAGACAAGGCAGGGGCAGTGGAGCGGGTCCGGGAGGACTTCCACTCCGAGGATGTCGAGGTTGACCACCTGGACGGCAGCACCTTCATCGCCACGGACGGGAGCTACTGGTTCAACCTGCGCCCCTCCAACACCGAACCGTTCCTCCGCCTGAACGTTGAAGCCACCGACGCCGCCACGATGGAACGCGTCCGCGACCGCGTCCTGGCGCTGGTCCGGGCCTAAGCCGTGACGGAAACCCCCGTGGATGCCGGCTCCTGGCGTGATTCGGTGCCGGAGGCCAGCGCGACAGACCTGGAAAACCTGCTCGGCACCGGTGTCGGTGCCGCGCAGGAGCAGCTGGAACGAAACGGCGGCTTCCTGCCGTTCGCCCTCGTCGTGGAGAACGACGGCGAGGTCCGGCTGGTCGCGGTGACCCCCGCCGACGCGGCCGAGGGCACGGACGCCGATTTCGACGCGGACTCCATGATCCGCGACCTCAACGAGCTGCTGCGGCAGCACCGGGACGACTTCCGCGCGGCCGCCGTCGTCTGCGACATCACGCTGCCGGAAGAGGACACGGACGCCATCCACGTGGCCGCCGAGCACCGCGACGGCTCCCTGTTCGCCGCGGTCCTCCCCTATGCCGCTAACCCCGAGACCCACGAGTTGGAATTCGGCCGGCTCTCCGCCGATACCAACGAACCCGCGGTCTGGGTGGACTAGACCGGCCTAAGCTGGTGCCATGAAGATCAATGCCTTTGCGGATGTGAGCCTGCGCGCCATGATGGTGCTCGCGGCAGCGCCCGACGGCACCTTGCTCACCACCCAGGGCATCGCCGACGCCGTCGGCACACCCTACAACCACGTCAGCAAGGCGATGGCGAAACTGCGCGAACTGGGCATGATCGACGTCGAGCGCGGCCGCCACGGCGGCTCCCGGCTCAGCAGCGCCGGCCGCGTCGCCACCGTCGGCCGGCTCCTGCGCCAGCTGGACACCCGGCTGGACCCGGCCGACTGCGTGGCCGCCGCCGGGACCTGTCCGCTGATCAACGAATGCCGGCTCCGCGGCGCACTGTCCCGCGCCCGCGAGGCCTTCTACCGTGAACTCGACGGCATCGTCGTCGCTTCGCTGCCCACCTCGCGGCAGATGACCCCCGTGTTCCAGGCGATCGGCCTGCGCCCCGGACTCTGAACCGGAACGTAATCCGCGGGCGGGCCGATTTGGAAATGTTTTCTACGTCCTGTAGAACAGAGGCATAAATACTTGTATTTGAAATGCAGGTATTTCAGACCGGTCCGGTCGAAGACCCCGGGCCACTATCTCAGGAGTCAGCAATGCTCTCGGACAAATCCTTCCCCGTCATCGAGGCCACCCTGCCGCTGGTCGGTTCCCGGATCGGTGAGATCACCCCCAAGTTCTACGCCCGCCTCTTCGCCGCGCACCCGGAACTCCTGGACGGCCTGTTCAGCCGCTCCAACCAGCGCTCCGGCGACCAGCAGCAGGCCCTGGCCGGAAGCATCGCCGCTTTCGCCAGCCATCTGGTGAGCAACCCCGGAACCCTGCCGGAGACCGTACTGTCCCGCATCGCCCACCGCCACGCCTCCCTGGGCATTACCGAGCCGCAGTACCAGGTGGTGTACGAGCACCTCTTCGCCGCCATCGCCGAGGACCTGGCCGAGGTCATCACGCCGGAGATCGCCGAAGCCTGGACCGAGGTCTACTGGCTGATGGCGGACGCGCTGATCAAGCTGGAAAAGGGCCTCTATGCCGCACAGGCGAACGGCAAGATGTGGACCCCCTGGAAGGTCACGGCCAAGGCCCCGGCCGGCACCGGCTCCATGACCTTCACCCTGGAACCGGCGGACGACACCCCCATCACGCCCGCCCTTCCGGGCCAGTACGTCAGCGTCAAGGTCACCCTCCCGGACGGCCTGCGCCAGGTCCGCCAGTACTCGCTCTCCGGCGATGCCGGAGCCAGCCGCACCTTCACCACCAAGCTCGACGACGGCGGCGAGGTCTCCCCCGTGCTGCACAACACCGTGGCGGTCGGCGACATCCTCGAAATCTCCAACCCCTATGGCGAGATCACGCTCAAGGAGGGTGACGGCCCGGTGGTCCTGGCCTCGGCCGGCATCGGCTGCACGCCCACCGCCTCCATCCTGCGCTCCCTCGCGGAGTCCGGCTCGGACCGCCAGGTCCTGGTCCTGCACGCGGAAAGCAGCCTCGACAGCTGGGCACTGCGCGGCCAGATGACGGACGACGTCGAACGCCTCGACGGCGCCGACCTCCAGCTCTGGCTCGAGCAGCCGGAAGCCGGGGCAAAGACGGGCTTCATGTCCCTGCGCGAAGTGGACCTGCCGGCCAACGCCTCTCTGTACCTCTGCGGGCCGCTGCCGTTCATGAAAAACATCCGCAACGAGGCCATCAACGCCGGCATCCCGGCCACCAGGATCCACTACGAGGTCTTCGGCCCGGACATCTGGCTCGCCAGCTAAGGAGTACGACGGCGGCCCCGCACCTTTCGCAAGGTGCGGGGCCGCCGTCGTTGGATCAGTCGGATGCTAGTGGGCCGCCATGCGTTCCTTCAGGCCCTCGAGCTCGGAGCGCAGGGCCACGGGCAGGGAGTCGCCGAACTTGGCGTACCACTCTTCGATCGAGGCCAGCTCCGTGTCCCATTCCGCGCGGTCGACGCGAACGGCGTCTTCCACGTGGGCGTGGGTCAGGTCCAGGCCGGTGAGGTCCAGCGAGTGGCCGGCCGGCACGAAGCCGATGGGGGTCTCGACGGCGTCGGCCTTGCCCTCGATGCGCTCGATGGCCCACTTCAGGACGCGGGCGTTGTCGCCGAAACCGGGCCATGCGAAGTCACCGTCGGCGGTGCGGCGGAACCAGTTGACCAGGAAGATCCTGGGCAGCCGTTCCGGGTTGGCCTTGCCGGAGACGCTGATCCAGTGGTTCAGGTAGTCGCCGGCGTCGTAGCCGATGAAGGGCAGCATGGCCATCGGGTCGCGGCGCAGCACGCCGACCTGGCCGGCGGCGGCGGCGGTGGTTTCCGAGGAGAGCGTGGAGCCCATGAAGATGCCGTTGGTCCAGCTGCGGGCCTCGGTCACGAGGGGCACCGTAGTCTTGCGGCGTCCGCCGAAGAGGATGGCGGATAGCTCCACACCCTCCGGGCTGTAGTACTCCTCGGCCAGCATGTCGATCTGGGAAATCGGCGTGCAGAAGCGGGAGTTCGGGTGGGCGGCAGGCTTGTCCGACTCCGGCGTCCAGGAGTTTCCCTGCCAGTCGGTCAGGTGCGCCGGAACCTCATCGGTCATGCCTTCCCACCACACACCGCCGTCGTCCGTAAGGGCAACATTGGTGAAGATGCTGTGGCCCTTGGCGATGGCGCGCATGGCGTTGGGGTTGGTACCCCAGCCGGTGCCCGGGGCGACGCCGAACAGGCCGGCCTCGGGGTTGGTGGCGCGCAGTTCGCCTTCCTTGCCGATCCGCATCCAGGTGATGTCGTCGCCGAGGGTTTCGACTTCCCAGCCCTCGATGGTCGGATCGAGCAGGGCGAGGTTGGTCTTGCCACAGGCAGACGGAAACGCCGCGGAGATGTAGTACTTCTTCTGCTCCGGCGAGGTGAGCTTGAGGATGAGCATGTGCTCCGCGAGCCACCCCTCGTCGCGGGCCATCACCGAGGCGATGCGCAGGGCGTAGCACTTCTTGCCCAGCAGGGCGTTGCCGCCGTAGCCGGAGCCGTAGGACCAGATGGAGCGCTCTTCGGGGAAGTGCACGATCCACTTGTCCGGGTTGCAGGGCCACGCGACGTCAGCCTGTCCGGGGGCCAGCGGGGCGCCGACGGAGTGGAGTGCGGGCACGAAGAACGCGTTCATGGCGGTGATCTTGTCCAGGACCTCGGTACCGATCGTGGCCATGATCCGCATGGAGGCAACAACGTAGGCGCTGTCCGTGATCTCCACACCGAACTTGGGTTCCTCGGCGTCAAGGTGGCCCATGACGAAGGGGATGACATACATGGTGCGTCCGCGCATGGAGCCGGCGAACAGCCCGTGCAGCTTCGCCTTCATGTCGGCCGGAGCCATCCAGTTGTTCGTGAAGCCCGCATCGCGTTCCTTTTCGGAGCAGATGAAGGTCTGCTCTTCGACGCGGGCGACGTCGGCCGGATCGGAGAATGCCGCGAAGGACTTCGGGAAGAGTTTCTCGTTCAGCCGGGTGAGGGTGCCAGAGGCGACGAGCTCATCCGTAAGCCGGGTGTACTCTTCCTCAGAACCGTCAACCCAGTGGATCCGGTCCGGCCGGGTCAGTCCAGCTACCTCTTCGACCCATGCCAGCAGGCCAGCATGTGTGGTGGGTGCTTTTTCAAGCAACGGCAGTCGCGCCAGATCTCCCATTACGGTTCCCTTCCTCGGGTTCAGTCGTGTGTCCTAAATGCTAGGTGTCGAGGAGGGTTCATTTTCGGGTCAGGACATGGGATGACCTGGGTGCCCGGAATCAAAATCCGCGCAAATTCAAGGGACAACCCCCTCAAGAACATGCAATTTTGTGACTAAGGTCACATAGACCGGTCTAGTCAGCCAGATTACACCGGGTTCGATTTGTAACTGCGGCTCCCCTCGCGTAAAGTAATTCGAGGTTCGGGGAGCGAGAAGTTCTGCAAGAGCCGAGAATGCGCCCATAGCTCAGCTGGATAGAGCGTCTGTCTACGGAACAGAAGGTCAGGGGTTCGAATCCCTTTGGGCGCACAGTAGAGAAATAGAATCAAAGAAAGATCCGCACCGGTCCGCCGGTGCGGATCTTTTGCTTTAAGCCTGTGATGCTACCCCGCAACGGCCCGGGTGATTCGGCGCCGGATCCCGTCGAAATGGCTGTTGAGCCGCTGGGCGGCCAGGGCCTTGTCCGCTGCGGCTACAGCCTCGTAAATTTCCCGGTGCAGCGCAGCCACCGCCACCAGATCCACCGGGTCCTTGCCGCCGAGTTCATTGTGGATCCGGC from Arthrobacter sp. PAMC25564 encodes:
- a CDS encoding MFS transporter, with product MNTRRGPSGAPASGTATTLDTWSPRLALLVAATFFMEFLDGTVLTTAIPSIAADFSVAAADVNITMTAYLMTVAMGIPLSGWLAERLGARLVFCVAIATFTTASLLCALSQDLTMLTLSRVLQGAGGAMMVPVGSLVVLRGTPKKDLLRATAYLVWPGLLAPVLAPLVGGALTSYLSWHWIFLINIPLGLAAFLAALRLVPAAAGDGKRRLDWPGLALTTLGVGALVVGLELAGGHAAGAPAAVSVAAGLLFLAGAVLWMGRARNPLFNLAVFATRTFRATATGGFVYRLTISSVPFLLPLMFQNGFGWDPLHAGILVAAVFVGNIGIKPATTPLIRRFGFKPMLVFASLASAATFVLCSLLDAGTPEPLIFALLVGSGAFRSIGFSAYATVQYADVVPAQLPSANAVSATLVQLAAGAGIAVGALLLRIFESAGTLGGPAGSGGGDPVAPYRAAFLAIAAVMLLSTLDSLTLPRHAGAAVSRPGRAPAAAQPPRPPA
- a CDS encoding phosphoenolpyruvate carboxykinase (GTP), with the protein product MGDLARLPLLEKAPTTHAGLLAWVEEVAGLTRPDRIHWVDGSEEEYTRLTDELVASGTLTRLNEKLFPKSFAAFSDPADVARVEEQTFICSEKERDAGFTNNWMAPADMKAKLHGLFAGSMRGRTMYVIPFVMGHLDAEEPKFGVEITDSAYVVASMRIMATIGTEVLDKITAMNAFFVPALHSVGAPLAPGQADVAWPCNPDKWIVHFPEERSIWSYGSGYGGNALLGKKCYALRIASVMARDEGWLAEHMLILKLTSPEQKKYYISAAFPSACGKTNLALLDPTIEGWEVETLGDDITWMRIGKEGELRATNPEAGLFGVAPGTGWGTNPNAMRAIAKGHSIFTNVALTDDGGVWWEGMTDEVPAHLTDWQGNSWTPESDKPAAHPNSRFCTPISQIDMLAEEYYSPEGVELSAILFGGRRKTTVPLVTEARSWTNGIFMGSTLSSETTAAAAGQVGVLRRDPMAMLPFIGYDAGDYLNHWISVSGKANPERLPRIFLVNWFRRTADGDFAWPGFGDNARVLKWAIERIEGKADAVETPIGFVPAGHSLDLTGLDLTHAHVEDAVRVDRAEWDTELASIEEWYAKFGDSLPVALRSELEGLKERMAAH
- a CDS encoding Rrf2 family transcriptional regulator, with protein sequence MKINAFADVSLRAMMVLAAAPDGTLLTTQGIADAVGTPYNHVSKAMAKLRELGMIDVERGRHGGSRLSSAGRVATVGRLLRQLDTRLDPADCVAAAGTCPLINECRLRGALSRAREAFYRELDGIVVASLPTSRQMTPVFQAIGLRPGL
- a CDS encoding RecQ family ATP-dependent DNA helicase, with the translated sequence MANTQNAAVLSASTPSSPAAEAGSPGTREQAQTVLRELVGHPGAEFHDGQFEAIEALVDGGRRALVVQRTGWGKSAVYFVASLLLRRRGAGPTLIVSPLLALMRDQVAAAARAGVRAVAINSANQLDWDTVRGQLAADEVDVLLVSPERLTNPSFRENQLPELIRRTGLLVIDEAHCISDWGHDFRPDYRRIADLITQLPDTVPVLATTATANSRVVHDIEEQLGEGVLTIRGALGRESLRLGVLNLPDSRDRLGWLLTHLSGLPGSGIIYTLTVSAAEDTARLLAEAGHEVLAYTGRTDPADRERAEQLLKDNQVKALVATSALGMGFDKPDLGFVVHLGAPSSPVAYYQQVGRAGRGAADADVLLLPGSEDRDIWQYFATASMPSEAKAADVLTALAEAGTAVSTVALEARVDLRRTPLELLLKVLAVDGAVERVGGGWRSTGRPWTYDAERYSRIAEARVDEQDSMVIYQDTAGCRMEYITSVLDDETAHACGRCDNCTGRWFPTDIASSATEAAGQTLSRAGIVLEPRLQWPSGMDRLGVPVKGKIKPEESLANGRALARLTDLGWGGALRETFAAGAPDRPVDPGMLQACVQVLREWGSGDGRNPGWSGAGRPAAIISVPSRNKPGLVDSLARGISGIGRIPYLGQLQLEHGGPTGGRGGNSAYRLAGVWERLVLGPELEAALAGIRGQSVMLIDDLVDSRWTVTVAGRALRLAGAGAVLPLVLGQAG
- a CDS encoding globin domain-containing protein, with product MLSDKSFPVIEATLPLVGSRIGEITPKFYARLFAAHPELLDGLFSRSNQRSGDQQQALAGSIAAFASHLVSNPGTLPETVLSRIAHRHASLGITEPQYQVVYEHLFAAIAEDLAEVITPEIAEAWTEVYWLMADALIKLEKGLYAAQANGKMWTPWKVTAKAPAGTGSMTFTLEPADDTPITPALPGQYVSVKVTLPDGLRQVRQYSLSGDAGASRTFTTKLDDGGEVSPVLHNTVAVGDILEISNPYGEITLKEGDGPVVLASAGIGCTPTASILRSLAESGSDRQVLVLHAESSLDSWALRGQMTDDVERLDGADLQLWLEQPEAGAKTGFMSLREVDLPANASLYLCGPLPFMKNIRNEAINAGIPATRIHYEVFGPDIWLAS
- a CDS encoding phosphomannomutase/phosphoglucomutase produces the protein MNTDKIKTYDLSASFKAYDVRGIVGDSITAEIVEAVGAAFVDVLGLEGQTVLVGGDMRPSSPEFSKAFANGAATRGANVQLLDLISTDELYYACGSLNAAGATFTASHNPAEYNGIKMAKAGAVPISSETGLKEIQARAEEYLNAGSIPKAGTRGLIGVHDVLKGYAEYLRSLVDLRGSRPLKVVVDAGNGMAGLTTPAVLGDALLSKLPLEIVPLYFELDGSFPNHPANPLEPANLRDLQAAVVEHGADIGLAFDGDADRCFVIDENGDPVSPSAITGMVARREIARAQGLGEDNPTIIHNLLTSLAVPELVKRHGGRAVRTRVGHSFIKAVMAAEGAIFGGEHSAHFYFRDFWNADTGMLAAMHVLAALGEQDGPLSELGREYEPYMSSGEINSEIEDKAGAVERVREDFHSEDVEVDHLDGSTFIATDGSYWFNLRPSNTEPFLRLNVEATDAATMERVRDRVLALVRA